A genomic window from Amia ocellicauda isolate fAmiCal2 chromosome 15, fAmiCal2.hap1, whole genome shotgun sequence includes:
- the pus7l gene encoding pseudouridylate synthase PUS7L, whose product MEDESKENSCTSSLCCISHHPGFRGSIKNSTADFVVIEINLNNQLVNVAHLLPKVCTQQSEHSGQCLGDKSEEKTVKPLNNMPNTGGEIQMAPYTSEPCDSADMTVASEESLDLDFILDTSVNEELIQFAMITRLCEDTSEKCSSAELSLGSYPDRNQRASVHRAVRQRFPFLMTMTKGSEILVKEDRHYKELCRLVSEEESEDFFRFLDAKVQDATFTFKPDDDKEHRKAVHHFVSKHFGKLVETKSFTAVDSGGQQKASITVRFRERNKPSKKRKAADTQEDDVIYTGFTLQKENLETLEAISYLAKALGVLPSDFTYAGIKDKRAITYQSMVVKKVSPERLRQMSAEFQKKGIHIHHIHPVSQPLRLGRLKGNHFDIIVRDVRAHSGDCTSDLKQLVQEALDNVKAKGFVNYYGPQRFGTAQSVQADQIGLALLKEEMVMAVKLFFTPEEGSDPQNKAKQHFLQTEDAKESLALMPEHKVRERLMLRALNRYGVGQEGCTRGWLSIPHSMRVFYVHAYCSRVWNEAVAFRLRQFGDRVVKGDLVWSTLEDKEGSKPSLCQVHTVSAEEEAEHIYKLHQVVLPMPGNTIKYPDNKVGIWYRERFAKDGLQSCRFRVTPLKLNIPGCYRALLSYPRKVTHHILEDSVGAMNEETPEQGSQTCGQSLSPLSLSLSFDLDPSCYATVYLREIMKCDP is encoded by the exons ATGGAGGATGAAAGCAAAGAAAACTCCTGTACTTCTTCACTGTGCTGTATTAGCCATCACCCAGGTTTCAGGGGAAGCATAAAAAATTCAACAGCAGACTTTGTTGTGATAGAAATTAACTTGAATAATCAATTGGTAAATGTGGCACATTTATTGCCAAAGGTTTGCACCCAACAGTCTGAACACAGTGGACAGTGCCTGGGTGATAAATCAGAGGAGAAGACGGTGAAGCCTTTAAATAATATGCCAAACACAGGGGGGGAAATACAAATGGCACCTTACACTAGTGAGCCCTGTGACAGTGCGGACATGACTGTTGCCAGCGAGGAGTCTTTGGACCTGGACTTTATTTTGGACACTTCAGTAAATGAAGAGCTGATACAGTTTGCTATGATAACTAGATTGTGCGAAGACACAAGTGAAAAGTGTAGCAGTGCCGAACTATCGCTGGGCTCATACCCAGACAGAAACCAGAGAGCTAGTGTCCACCGCGCCGTCCGTCAGAGGTTCCCCTTCCTCATGACCATGACCAAAGGAAGTGAAATTCTAGTGAAGGAAGACCGCCATTATAAAGAGCTCTGCCGCCTGGTGTCCGAGGAAGAGTCCGAGGACTTCTTTAGGTTCTTAGATGCCAAAGTCCAAGATGCCACCTTCACATTTAAGCCAGATGATGATAAAGAGCACAGGAAAGCAGTCCATCATTTTGTCAGCAAACACTTTGGTAAGCTGGTGGAAACCAAGAGCTTCACTGCTGTGGACAGTGGTGGGCAACAAAAAGCCTCCATTACCGTGAGGTTTCGAGAAAGAAATAAGCCATCCAAGAAGAGGAAAGCTGCAGATACTCAGGAAGATGATGTTATATATACAG GTTTCACTCTACAAAAGGAAAACTTGGAAACATTAGAAGCAATAAGCTACTTGGCCAAAGCACTTGGTGTACTTCCCTCAGATTTCACTTACGCTGGAATCAAGGACAAGAGAGCCATCACATACCAGTCAATGGTGGTGAAGAAAGTCTCCCCAGAGAG GCTGAGGCAAATGAGCGcagagtttcagaagaaaggcATTCACATCCACCACATCCACCCCGTCTCACAGCCTCTGCGGCTCGGTCGGCTGAAGGGAAATCACTTTGACATCATTGTGAGGGATGTCAGGGCGCACTCCGGGGATTGCACCTCAGACCTGAAACAGCTGGTGCAGGAGGCACTGGACAATGTCAAG GCTAAAGGTTTTGTGAATTACTATGGGCCTCAGAGGTTTGGGACGGCACAGAGTGTTCAAGCAGACCAGATCGGACTGGCTCTGCTGAAGGAGGAGATG GTTATGGCTGTCAAGTTATTCTTCACACCAGAAGAAGGCAGTGACCCTCAAAATAAAGCAAAGCAACATTTCCTTCAGACGG AGGATGCGAAAGAGAGCCTGGCCCTCATGCCAGAGCACAAGGTCCGCGAGAGGCTGATGCTGCGGGCGCTGAACCGATACGGCGTGGGGCAGGAGGGCTGCACCCGAGGGTGGCTCAGCATCCCTCACAGCATGCGCGTCTTTTATGTCCACGCCTACTGCAGCCGGGTGTGGAACGAAGCGGTGGCCTTCAGACTGCGGCAGTTCGGCGACAGGGTGGTGAAGGGAGACCTGGTGTGGTCCACCCTCGAAGACAAGGAAGGCAGTAAACCGAGTCTTTGTCAG GTTCATACCGTATCTGCTGAAGAAGAGGCAGAACACATTTACAAACTGCACCAG GTGGTCCTTCCAATGCCTGGCAACACCATAAAATATCCCGACAACAAAGTCGGCATCTGGTATCGAGAGCGGTTTGCCAAGGACGGGTTGCAGTCGTGTCGTTTCAGAGTCACGCCACTGAAGCTCAACATACCTGGATGCTATCGAGCGCTGTTGTCATACCCGAGAAAGGTAACTCACCACATACTGGAGGACTCTGTTGGAGCCATGAATGAGGAAACACCCGAGCAGGGCTCCCAGACATGCGGCCAGAGTCTCTCACCACTCAGTCTGTCTCTGTCCTTTGACCTGGACCCCTCCTGCTACGCCACAGTGTATCTCAGGGAAATCATGAAATGTGATCCCTAA
- the irak4 gene encoding interleukin-1 receptor-associated kinase 4, with product MSNPITPSTSVRSLNLGLVRQLSDFLDPQDGWKKVAVDIQKPTGQPRYTQLHLRRFERVSATGKSPTAELIFDWGTTNCTVGDLVDILIRNQFLAPASLLLPDAVNEFQVSPSVCQSTQETFALGHTQDAPQLPDSTTPPDGQEDFGETGFHRFSFNELMKLTSNFDERPVSEGGNKLGEGGFGVVYRAYFNKKVVAVKKLTTIPDFSLQELKLQFIQEIQTLKTLQHENLVEMVGFADDGEHPCLVYLYMFNGSLLDRLACLDGSPPLPWSMRCSIAEGTASGLEYLHANHHIHRDIKSGNILLDKMFVPKISDFGLTRASAKQMSTVMTERIVGTTAYMSPEALRGEITMKSDVFSFGVVLLELISGLPPADDSRDPQFLMNMKDEIEDQEITLEDFVDKKMKDWALTSAEQMFSIGSRCLSDRKNKRPEMKEVHKLLADINASSS from the exons ATGAGTAATCCAATAACACCTTCTACGTCTGTCCGGAGTTTAAATCTTGGCCTTGTGCGCCAGCTGTCTGATTTTCTGGACCCCCAGGACGGCTGGAAGAAGGTTGCGGTGGATATCCAGAAACCCACAGGACAGCCCAGATACACGCAGCTTCACCTGAG GAGATTTGAACGAGTGTCAGCCACAGGGAAGAGCCCAACTGCCGAATTAATTTTTGATTGGGGAACAACAAACTGCACAGTTGGAGACCTGGTGGATATTTTAATAAGAAACCAGTTTCTTGCACCAGCTAGCTTACTGCTCCCAG ATGCTGTAAATGAGTTCCAGGTCTCACCAAGTGTCTGTCAGAGTACACAGGAAACATTTGCTTTGGGACACACACAGGACGCACCTCAGCTGCCTGACAGCACAACACCTCCAGACGGGCAAGAGGACTTCGGTGAGACAG GTTTCCACAGGTTTTCTTTTAATGAGCTGATGAAGCTCACCAGTAACTTTGATGAGCGCCCAGTGTCTGAGGGAGGGAATAAGCTGGGCGAGGGAGGCTTTGGCGTGGTCTACCGGGCCTACTTCAATAAGAAAGTGGTGGCAGTGAAGAAACTAACTACG ATTCCTGATTTCTCTCTCCAGGAGTTAAAGCTTCAGTTTATTCAAGAAATACAAACTTTGAAGAC gtTGCAACATGAGAACCTTGTAGAAATGGTCGGTTTTGCTGATGACGGGGAACATCCCTGTCTGGTGTATCTGTACATGTTTAATGGCTCTTTATTGGACCGCCTGGCCTGTCTG GATGGATCCCCACCTCTACCCTGGAGCATGAGATGTTCGATTGCGGAGGGGACGGCAAGCGGCCTTGAATATCTGCACGCCAACCATCACATCCACAGGGACATCAAAAG TGGAAATATCTTACTGGATAAAATGTTTGTGCCCAAGATCTCGGATTTCGGGCTCACACGTGCCTCGGCGAAGCAGATGTCGACAGTCATGACTGAAAGGATCGTGGGCACCACGGCGTACATGTCACCCGAGGCGTTACGAGGGGAGATCACTATGAAGTCTGATGTCTTCAGCTTTGGAGTT GTTTTGCTGGAATTAATATCTGGACTCCCTCCAGCTGATGACAGCCGTGATCCACAGTTTCTG ATGAATATGAAAGATGAGATTGAAGATCAGGAGATAACACTGGAGGATTTTGTGGACAAGAAGATGAAAGACTGGGCCCTGACATCAGCCGAGCAAATGTTCTCCATTGGGAGCCGGTGTCTCAGTGATAGGAAGAACAAAAGGCCGGAGATGAAAGAG GTGCATAAGCTGCTCGCAGACATTAATGCAAGTAGTTCATGA